In Gimesia panareensis, the genomic window AGTCCCCTTTCTTGGGGTCGAACATCAGCATCGCGAACGGCTTCAAGCGGGCCGCTCTTTTTTCTTCTTCCTGCTGCCAGCGTTCGGTATAGATGTAGACGTTTTCATCTTTAAACTGATAGCGGGCATCCGCGGCCCAGGGGATTTCGGGCAGATAGGTTTTGGCCTGCTCGTTATTTGTCGAAGCATACTCGGGTGACTGGAAAACCTCTTCCGGAAACTCCTGGCGAACGATTTTATCCTGGATGACAAAGCGCATCGCATGCGCATACGTCAGATAAACCCCCGTCAGCGACAATGTTGTAACCCAGGTCAACAACATGCGGTTGGCTATCAGGCGATCAAACAATCCATTCCTGTTGTATCGAATGGCTGCGGTCATGTATGGATTGAAATCGTTTCTAACTTAAGTGAGATGTACTGTCGAAAGGGAAATGGTAATTCTATTATCCTGCCTGGCGGTCGGCAGAGGAAGTCTCGGGTTGCCAGCCGATCACATCGGTGATGTCGATCAGTCCGGCCAGGCGATTCTGTCGATTGACGACAGGCAGTTCACTGAGCTTGCGTGCTTTGAGCAGATCGACGGCGTCCTGCAGTGAAGCATCCGCCTGAATGGTTGTGGGCTTGTGTGTCATGACTTCCCGGATCGGGCGATCCAGTTGCTCATCGCGGCGCTCTTCCAGCAGGCGGGCCAGATCGCTGTCGGTAAAGATGCCCGTTACGCGATCTGATGCATCGACAATGATCACGGCGCCACTCCGGCGACCAGGAGAACTCAGCCGGACGAACGCTTCGCGGATCGAAGTCGATTCGTGGGTCACCCGCACTTCCCCGCGGGGACGCATCACTTCATTGATTTGTGTCAGTTGTCTGCCCAGGCTGCCGCCGGGATGAAAATTGGCGAACTGCAGCGGAGTAAAACCGCGGGCCTTGCTGATGACCAGCGAGAGGGCATCGCCCATGGCCAGCATCGCGGTGGTCGTGGTGGAAGGGGCCAGCTGATGCGGTCCCGCTTCTTTCAGGTCGCCCAGGCAGAGCACCACCCGGGAGGCACGTCCCAGCGCACTGGTTTCCCGGGCTGTGATTCCGATGATGGGCAGGTCCATTTTCTGGATCAAAGGGAGCAGTCGTCTGAGCTCTTCGGTCTCGCCACTATTGGACAAAGCCAGTACCGTATCGTCCTGATGCAGGCAACCCAGGTCACCATGGATGGCTTCCGCCGGGTGCAGAAAATGCGAACGGGTTCCCGTCGAGGACAGGGTGGCGCAGATCTTCTGAGCAATCAGTCCCGCCTTGCCCATGCCGGTCAGGATGACGGCTCCGGGACGCGACAGAATCAGATCGACGGCGTCACAGAGTTCGGTGCCCAGCGAACTTCCCATCTGGCGCAGGGCGGCGGCTTCGCTGAAGATGATTTCGCGCGCGTCTCGTAACTGATCAAACTGGGAAAACTCAATAACCGACCTTGCAGGCAGGGAACTCATCACGCCATTCCTTATTCGCATCCTTGCGGGCATGTGTGGGGGAGCGGGAGTATACGGCGCTGCGGAAATCGGGTCAATCCGATTTTATTTAAGTAGTCGTGTTGTAAGTGACAGACTGGTAAAGTGTTATGGTGAGATGATGTCTGTCCGATTCTGTTGGTGATTCCAAAAACGATGAGGAGTCTTTCTTTCAACGCTGTTTGTTGCAGATTGCTGTCAGAGGACCTCGTAATTTCTGCTTGAGAACTTACAATGACAGGTTCGGTATGGAATGCACCCTCTGCCGTTGATCTGGTGTCCTGACCCGATGGCGCAGGGAGAACGCTTCGCTGCTGAAGTGTTGTAACCCCAGATAAAATCACCTGTTAGCTGCCTGTTTGAAGACGAAATCTTATGTTTGTTGATCGCGTTGACATTTATTGTAAAGCCGGAGACGGCGGAGATGGTTGTGCCAGTTTCCGACGGGAGGCGCACGTTCCGCGGGGCGGTCCGAATGGAGGCGATGGCGGCAAGGGGGGTGATGTCATCGTCCTGGCGGATGAAAACGTCAGCAGTCTCGCGAATATCATCGGTCACAAACACTGGAATGCCGGACGGGGAGGCCACGGCCAGGGAAGTCTGAAAACCGGTAGAAATGGCGAAGACGCTGTGATTATGGTCCCCCCTGGAACGCTGGTTCTCGACAGTAAACGGGGGCACCTGCTGCGGGATATGAAACAGAGCGGGGATCGGGTGGTCGTCGCCAAAGGAGGCAAAGGGGGGCGCGGCAATCGTCATTTCGCCACCGCCACGCATCAGACTCCTCGCGAATTCGAAAAGGGCGCGCTGGGAGAACAGCGTGATATTTCCCTCGAATTAAAGCTGATTGCCGATGTCGGACTGGTGGGAAAACCCAATGCCGGGAAATCGACGCTGCTCAGCCGTCTCTCCAAGGCACACCCGGAAATCGCTGACTATCCCTTTACGACCAAGTATCCCAACCTGGGGCTGGTGCGGGTTGGTTTCGACCACCAGTTTGTGATGGCCGACATTCCGGGATTGATCGAAGGCGCTCACGCAGGCGTGGGTCTGGGCCATGAATTCCTTCGACATGTCGAGCGGACCAGGGTGCTGGTACACCTGGTTGAACCCGCGCCCATGGACCAGACCGATCCGATCGAGAACTATCGCCATATCCGGGAAGAGATGCGGCTCTATGATCCGACATTGATGGAACGTCCCGAAATTGTGGTCGTTACCAAATGTGAGCTCCCTGATGCGGAAGCGGTGGCAGAACTGCTGGCAGAAGAGCTGGGGCAGCCCGTGATGCAGCTCTCTTCCGCCACCGGAGAACACCTGGATCAGCTGGTGAAGAAGATCATCAACGAACTTCAGAACCTGGAAACCGAGGTTTAATCGACGTGACTGCAGAGCAACCCCCGTCTGAAAAACCGGGGCTCGAGAAACCGGAATCGGAAGCAGAAACCGGTGCCGAGACTCCAATCGAAGATCTGCCAACTCCGGGTGAAGTCCGGGTCCGATTCGGCTTATATGGGGCCGGCGTGATGATGATGCTCTGTTTTCTATTTCAGTCCTTCTTTCCTGCCACGGGCAGCGAAGCGCAGCGGGTGACCGCACTGGGCCTGATCATGCTGGCCGGTTTTATCGCGGGCTGGCTCTTCGCCCGGATTCGTTTTTGAGCCGCAATTCCGGTCGTCGCAGGACGATTGTAAATTTTGCATTTCCCGCAGCACGCGTCTCTGATTTGCAATTTCTACAAGGCACATCAGTGCACATGGCAGTCGCGATTTTGCACAATCCGATTTTTTCAGGAATCACGTAAGGTGTATTAAAACAACACTTTAGCAATTGAACGATTCCGCACAGGCTGGTGTGATTTCAAACTCAGCCTGTCATTGGTCTTTCGTTTGCAATAAGATCCTCTGCCTGTCACGACCCCCATCGGTCTGAATGGAATTCACCGATCCCCGTTGCAGGACCCCGATCAAATCTCAAACCCCATTTCGAGTGATCGACCCAATACTATCCCGTAACAATTCATTGAGTGTTTGTCAGCCGCCATCCCGCCGGCGGCTGCGACAAAAAGGAACAAGAGGGCATGGAAGCTCAACTCTGTCGCTGTTTCGTGTTACTGCTGGCTGCTTTTTTATCTCTGGGAGCCTCTTACAAAACCCCTAATTTTGTGACCCACGCTCCTACCCCGGAAATTGCCAAGCAGGTGGGTGATGCCGCTGAAATCTATCGCAAAGAACTCGCGATTGCCTGGCTGGGACACGAACTCCCCAAATGGTATGCCCCCTGTCCCATCAAAGTGAAAGTCGGTAACTACGGTGCCGGCGGTGCTACCACGTTTTCTTTTGACCGTGGTCATGTCTTTGGCTGGGATATGCAGATCCAGGGTTCACTGGAACGCATCCTCGATTCCGTGCTCCCCCACGAAGTCAATCACACGATCTTCGCCTGCCACTTTCGTCGCCCTCTCCCGCGCTGGGCTGATGAAGGGGCAGCGACCATCGTCGAACACGAATCCGAAAAGAAACGTCAGCGACTGTTGAACCGGCAGGTGATGGGCACCAATAAACGGATCCCTCTCCGCCACCTGCTCTCCATGACCGAGTATCCTGAAGAAATGCAACAGGTGCTGACACTGTATGCGGAAGGCTACTCACTGGCCGACTTCCTGTTGCAACGCGGTGGCCGGAAACGCTACCTGATGTTTCTGCAGGATGCCCACAAGAACGGCTGGGATGAAGCGATTGCCAAGTTGTACAAATACAAAAACGTGGAAGAGCTGGAACAGCATTGGGGTAACTGGATCATCGCTGGCAGCCCGGATCTGGATCTGCCCGCTGGTCAGCAGCTGGCAACCAATCAGCCTCAAACTCAGCCGGCCACCGAAAACAAAGATCTGGTGATCCGGTCTCAAAGTCCTGACCAGGAGGATGCTGAGTTTGCTGCAGTCGAGGAAGAACAAACGGTTTCCCTGAATCAGATGCAGGGCGATTCCGAGAGCAGTCGGAAATCCCGACCACTGCCCATCAATTCCCGGGTTCCCTTCAGCGGTCGTCCTGCTCAGAGCAGCCAGCCTGCAGAAGATGTCGCCTTCGTTCAGGAAAATCAGCGGCGTCCCCGCACGTCACTGCATCAGGACTCACAAAAACAGCCGGAACGCTATGCAGCTCAACCTCGGCGTGCTTCCCTGGGCAACAGGCCACAGCAGCGGCCCGCTGCTCGCCGCACTCAGTCTGAACCCAGCCCGGGCCGCGGCATCGATCTGGGCCAGTCAGCCGAGATTGACTTCTAGTTCGAGGTCCGGTTCCTGATTTCGACCGGAACCGGAAAGCGAATCGTTCAGGATTTCTGTTGCGGCAGGACCGCCACCCGGTAAGAACGGTGCTCGCCGGAAGCTTCGAAGGCCTGGAGTACCTCCTCCAGCGAGAAGCTCTGGTCGCAGAGTTTCTGAAACGGATAGGTGTGCTGGTAACGTTCCAGAAAATTCAGGGCGTTGGCCAGGTCGAGGTCGACGTAATTATGAATGCCTTCGATCTTGAGCAGTCTGCGGACGATCTGTTCTGCAGAGACCTGAAGCGGACGGGCCGGGTAAACTGAGCCGACCAGAATCATGGTGCCCCCGATGTCCAGCGTTTCCAAGCCACTCTCGATGACTTCGGGAACCCCCGTCATGTCGAAGACAATATCCACGCCCCGTCCCTGGGTCAGGTGGAGCACTTCAGAATGAAGCGGTTCGTCTTTCTTGACCAGGATGGAATGTGTGGCGCCGAATTCCAGACCGCGCTGCACACGTTGCGGATCGATGTCGGTGACGATCACGGATGCAGCCCCTTTCGTCTGGGCCACCGCGGTCGCCGTGATTCCCAGCATGCCTGCTCCCAGGATCAGCACGCTGCGATCCTGGATGTCGCCCGCCAGTCGAAAGGCGGCCATGACCGTCGCCGTGGCGCAGTTCGCCGGGCTGGCGATCTGATCGGGAAGTGAAGCCGGGACTTTAAAAATGGTCGTGCCTTTGACCAGGTGACAATGGCTGGCCAGACCGCCGCTCAGATAGTTTTTGTCAGTCAGTTTCTGATGACCATATTTGAACAGGCTGGTGCATTTCTGGGTCAGGCCCCGGCGACAGTATTCACACTTCTGACAGGCCACCGCGACCGACCAGGTGATGCGATCCCCAATCTTGACGGGACGGTTCAGGAAATCCACCGTGGGATATTCCGGATGCAGATCGACCACGCGTCCGACCATTTCGTGTCCCAGAATTGTCGGGCAGGGGGTGGAGCGCGTGCCCTCGTATGTGTGCAGATCGCTTCCGCAGATCGTGCAGCATAAGATCTCCACCAGCACTTCACCCGGCTGTAACTGGGGACGTTTGACTTCAGTACGCTGCAAGGCAGGCTCTTCGCCTGTCAGGATGATCGAGACGCAGGGATCACTCATAACGATGTCAATTATATTATCTGAAAAGCCAATGGAATGAATCGCTGATTCCATCAGCTTCGATATCTACTGGATCTGAGAAGAAACCTCTTAATTAGAAAAGATACTTTTTTATAAACTGCTGCTGCAGAACCGGAAAGTGTACCGATTTTCTCTGCAACGGAACTTAACCGGATGTCGTCTGTTCGAATGTTACCTGCATCTCATCCAGGACCAGTCCGATCTGTTCGACCAGTTGCCTGAGATCGTCCGGAAAAACATGGCCGATATTGCCGATACGGAACGTTTCTGCCTGGCTGATCTTGCCCGGATAAATCACATACCGTCGGCGTTTCAGTTCATCGTAGAGCCGGTTAAACGAGAAGCCTGCCCATTCCGGATAATAGAAGGAAGTGATGATGGGTGACTGCAGTTCCCGAGGCAGCAGGGTGCGCAGGCCCCGTTGTTCCATTTCCCGGACGAGGGTCTCCTGGTTCTCGACGTAGCGGGCATGCCGGGCAGCGATGCCTCCCTCTGCATCCAGTTCGTTCAATGCCTGCAGAAACGCGTTGACCACATGCGTGGGAGACGTGTAGCGCCATTTACCCCCCTTCTGTTCCATTTCTTTCCATTGATCGTACAGGTCCAGGCTGAGCGAACGCGCGAAACCTGCTGTCTGCTCCAGCTTCTGCTGATTGGCAATCACAAACCCGAACCCGGGTACTCCCTGAATACATTTATTGGCGGAGGAAATCAGGTAGTCGATATGGAACTCTTCCATCGACAGCGGGATTCCGCCGAAGGAAGACATGGCGTCCAGAATATAATCCCGGCCTGCCTCCGCCACAAGCTGACCGACTTCCCGGGCTGGATTCAACATGCCGGTCGTGGTCTCACAGTGCACCAGCGCCACGTGTGTGATGGATTCATCGTCTGCCAGCGCCTTGCGGATCTGGTCGAGATCCGGGAGCTCCGTTTCCGCGTAAGCCAGGGTGACCCGGGGAATGTTCAGACAGTCGGCGATCTGACCGATGCGATCGCCATAGGCGCCGTTGGAAATCAGCAGTAGTTTTCCATAGGGGGGGATCACCGAACCGAGGGTGGCCTCGACGGCAAACGTGCCGCTCCCCTGCATCAGCACCGACGTATAACCGGGCGTGCTCGCAGCCAGTTGCAC contains:
- a CDS encoding KpsF/GutQ family sugar-phosphate isomerase codes for the protein MSSLPARSVIEFSQFDQLRDAREIIFSEAAALRQMGSSLGTELCDAVDLILSRPGAVILTGMGKAGLIAQKICATLSSTGTRSHFLHPAEAIHGDLGCLHQDDTVLALSNSGETEELRRLLPLIQKMDLPIIGITARETSALGRASRVVLCLGDLKEAGPHQLAPSTTTTAMLAMGDALSLVISKARGFTPLQFANFHPGGSLGRQLTQINEVMRPRGEVRVTHESTSIREAFVRLSSPGRRSGAVIIVDASDRVTGIFTDSDLARLLEERRDEQLDRPIREVMTHKPTTIQADASLQDAVDLLKARKLSELPVVNRQNRLAGLIDITDVIGWQPETSSADRQAG
- the obgE gene encoding GTPase ObgE, with translation MFVDRVDIYCKAGDGGDGCASFRREAHVPRGGPNGGDGGKGGDVIVLADENVSSLANIIGHKHWNAGRGGHGQGSLKTGRNGEDAVIMVPPGTLVLDSKRGHLLRDMKQSGDRVVVAKGGKGGRGNRHFATATHQTPREFEKGALGEQRDISLELKLIADVGLVGKPNAGKSTLLSRLSKAHPEIADYPFTTKYPNLGLVRVGFDHQFVMADIPGLIEGAHAGVGLGHEFLRHVERTRVLVHLVEPAPMDQTDPIENYRHIREEMRLYDPTLMERPEIVVVTKCELPDAEAVAELLAEELGQPVMQLSSATGEHLDQLVKKIINELQNLETEV
- a CDS encoding zinc-binding dehydrogenase, producing the protein MSDPCVSIILTGEEPALQRTEVKRPQLQPGEVLVEILCCTICGSDLHTYEGTRSTPCPTILGHEMVGRVVDLHPEYPTVDFLNRPVKIGDRITWSVAVACQKCEYCRRGLTQKCTSLFKYGHQKLTDKNYLSGGLASHCHLVKGTTIFKVPASLPDQIASPANCATATVMAAFRLAGDIQDRSVLILGAGMLGITATAVAQTKGAASVIVTDIDPQRVQRGLEFGATHSILVKKDEPLHSEVLHLTQGRGVDIVFDMTGVPEVIESGLETLDIGGTMILVGSVYPARPLQVSAEQIVRRLLKIEGIHNYVDLDLANALNFLERYQHTYPFQKLCDQSFSLEEVLQAFEASGEHRSYRVAVLPQQKS
- the phnW gene encoding 2-aminoethylphosphonate--pyruvate transaminase, whose translation is MDADIPYLLLTPGPLTTTRTVREAMLADYSTWDVDYNQRVVEIRERLVQLAASTPGYTSVLMQGSGTFAVEATLGSVIPPYGKLLLISNGAYGDRIGQIADCLNIPRVTLAYAETELPDLDQIRKALADDESITHVALVHCETTTGMLNPAREVGQLVAEAGRDYILDAMSSFGGIPLSMEEFHIDYLISSANKCIQGVPGFGFVIANQQKLEQTAGFARSLSLDLYDQWKEMEQKGGKWRYTSPTHVVNAFLQALNELDAEGGIAARHARYVENQETLVREMEQRGLRTLLPRELQSPIITSFYYPEWAGFSFNRLYDELKRRRYVIYPGKISQAETFRIGNIGHVFPDDLRQLVEQIGLVLDEMQVTFEQTTSG